One Anaerohalosphaeraceae bacterium DNA segment encodes these proteins:
- the mtaB gene encoding tRNA (N(6)-L-threonylcarbamoyladenosine(37)-C(2))-methylthiotransferase MtaB — protein MKHFIIHTLGCKVNQYESCQIEQWLRSHGVCPAPSGSPADLVIVNTCCITQTAASKSRQAVRKLHKQNPSALLILTGCLSAATAEETADLPKTAVWAADKHQLLDILRSLSDSSEDRVSNGISKTPFSYKIKHKNDLDIQQFPDCDPFGPLNSFSGQTRAFLKIQDGCDVFCTYCIVPKIRKKLWSKPTDVILREAEDLLAAGHKEIVLTGIFLGAWGRSTARRKHWKPDEPNPLVSLLKQILKLPNLIRLRLSSLEPADVTDELIEVYQQYPNLVPHLHLPLQSGSDRILKRMARQYTSEEYLNICRKLQERLDRPAITTDIIVGFPGETEEDFEKTVEVCRQVGFAKMHIFPFSPRRGTAAARMKPPVPAGVIRRRAEKLQKLDKELQEKFRRQFIGQTVRVILEQTNPPAGRCDRYFMVDCSTAEFPEPPLQGQVVSIRLDR, from the coding sequence ATGAAACACTTTATCATTCATACGCTCGGCTGCAAAGTCAATCAATATGAAAGCTGCCAGATTGAACAATGGCTGCGTTCTCACGGCGTCTGCCCCGCCCCCTCCGGTTCTCCGGCCGACCTGGTTATCGTCAACACCTGCTGCATCACCCAAACCGCTGCTTCGAAAAGCCGTCAGGCCGTCCGCAAACTCCACAAGCAGAACCCCTCCGCCCTTCTGATTCTTACCGGCTGCCTGTCCGCAGCTACCGCCGAGGAAACCGCCGACCTGCCGAAAACCGCCGTCTGGGCCGCCGATAAACATCAGCTGCTGGATATTCTGCGTTCTTTGTCCGACTCATCTGAAGACAGAGTATCCAACGGAATCAGTAAAACACCATTTTCCTATAAAATCAAGCACAAAAACGACCTGGACATACAACAATTTCCCGACTGCGACCCTTTCGGTCCGCTGAACAGTTTTTCCGGCCAAACCCGCGCCTTTCTGAAAATCCAGGACGGCTGCGATGTTTTCTGCACCTATTGTATTGTTCCAAAAATCCGCAAAAAACTCTGGAGCAAACCCACAGATGTAATTCTTCGGGAAGCAGAGGACCTTCTTGCTGCCGGACATAAAGAAATTGTCCTGACAGGCATCTTTCTGGGGGCATGGGGGCGCAGCACAGCCCGTCGGAAACACTGGAAGCCTGACGAACCCAACCCTCTTGTCTCTCTTTTGAAACAGATTTTAAAGCTTCCGAATCTTATCCGCCTTCGGCTCAGCTCCCTGGAGCCGGCGGATGTAACGGATGAACTCATTGAAGTCTATCAACAATATCCGAATCTGGTTCCGCATCTTCATCTTCCCCTTCAATCCGGCTCGGACCGCATCCTGAAACGGATGGCCCGACAATACACGTCAGAGGAATATTTGAATATCTGCCGAAAACTGCAGGAACGGTTGGACCGACCGGCCATCACGACGGATATTATCGTCGGTTTTCCCGGAGAAACGGAAGAGGATTTCGAAAAAACTGTTGAAGTTTGCCGTCAGGTTGGATTCGCAAAAATGCATATTTTCCCATTCAGCCCCAGACGGGGTACAGCGGCCGCTCGAATGAAACCGCCTGTCCCCGCGGGAGTCATCCGCAGGCGCGCAGAGAAACTTCAGAAACTGGATAAGGAACTTCAGGAAAAGTTTCGACGTCAGTTTATCGGCCAGACTGTTCGTGTGATTCTCGAACAGACAAATCCCCCCGCAGGCCGCTGCGACCGGTACTTTATGGTAGATTGCTCAACCGCCGAGTTTCCTGAGCCGCCCCTCCAGGGGCAAGTCGTTTCAATCCGCCTGGACCGTTAA
- a CDS encoding glycoside hydrolase family 5 protein — protein sequence MCSAMLLWFFLLCKVDAEEMVFGDFESGLDGWTGAWTGTQDLSTSTNGATLGSRSLAVLVGPSEFWKLERIGVLNLAGAARITMDITFIAAEWPPETWCNINKIALMDRSVWNWQEIDRDQMVVTSLSGAAAPPRTDDGNVAWWGPWMGDATWRVSWRLGNIVRTNDVYELRMALQCNVEKGQGGYFYIDNVRVETEDAPVPLPRLYAEGNRIKQVGGGDFTLRGVSLIDLGFLQSWQGGAVQMISRLTDPEDMRCGSVGWKTNVIRIPIFPPHLVQGWPYPFDPENEDLYTLLRSVVDFCIRQGVYVILDWHDINNTFDTLPQAIEFWEYMAPRFADDTNVMYELFNEPINNIGTDEENWQSVKEDMETLIQVIRTYAPETLLFVGTPRWCQIIGPVAESPLSDENVVYTVHIYPYHWLSDTLYYRDSISRASAAVPVILGEWGFIEGDPGILNGTIETYAAPLREFVEDLEIGHIAWVASYDWQPPMFDVNWNLLDGEGYMGCFAKNWLYRSWRWEQDLEIALTISRCQVTAGTTAGQDTIEMSGTFERVPSDLLGIPHVEVVISSLRDNSVIYTENCNYVWDTTGNRFIWSERYRKGEPGRITLLLLNFAQRRFLLRAQNVNLTGLGCPLELSMTVGPYVLRGQADESIVNGPARIPIRLMRGYANELRMNRAAVQIGRRADTDSLRVWGEIAVQDLSRNLRNESVVLQWGEQTFTLPAGSLRADRRGMVYSCSNVRTPEGARVWLRIDLQGCLYSARISNTTLTARNGEVSFGLRWTDFEESASITLP from the coding sequence GTGTGTTCCGCGATGCTTCTTTGGTTCTTTCTGCTTTGTAAGGTCGATGCAGAGGAGATGGTATTCGGCGATTTTGAAAGCGGATTAGACGGCTGGACCGGTGCCTGGACCGGTACACAGGATTTAAGCACCAGTACCAACGGAGCCACACTCGGCAGCCGCAGTCTGGCAGTTCTTGTCGGGCCGAGCGAGTTCTGGAAACTCGAGCGGATTGGGGTATTGAATTTAGCCGGAGCTGCTCGCATCACGATGGATATTACATTTATTGCAGCGGAGTGGCCCCCCGAGACCTGGTGCAATATCAACAAGATTGCCCTGATGGATAGGTCAGTCTGGAACTGGCAGGAGATAGACCGTGACCAAATGGTTGTAACCTCTCTCAGCGGAGCAGCCGCGCCGCCGCGAACTGATGATGGAAATGTAGCCTGGTGGGGGCCCTGGATGGGGGATGCAACCTGGCGGGTCAGCTGGCGGCTTGGGAATATCGTGAGAACCAACGATGTGTATGAATTGCGGATGGCGCTTCAATGCAATGTGGAAAAGGGACAGGGAGGTTATTTTTATATTGATAACGTCAGGGTTGAAACAGAGGATGCACCGGTTCCGCTGCCGCGGCTGTATGCCGAGGGGAACCGAATCAAACAGGTCGGAGGCGGTGACTTTACGCTGCGCGGGGTGTCTTTAATCGACCTTGGTTTTTTGCAGAGTTGGCAGGGCGGTGCCGTCCAGATGATCAGCCGGCTGACGGACCCGGAGGATATGCGATGCGGCAGCGTCGGCTGGAAAACCAATGTGATTCGCATTCCGATTTTTCCGCCGCATCTGGTTCAGGGCTGGCCTTATCCTTTTGATCCGGAGAATGAAGACTTATACACGCTGCTTCGCAGTGTGGTGGATTTTTGCATTCGGCAGGGGGTGTATGTCATTCTGGACTGGCATGACATCAATAACACGTTTGACACCCTTCCGCAGGCCATTGAATTCTGGGAGTACATGGCGCCGCGGTTTGCGGATGATACCAATGTAATGTATGAGTTATTTAATGAGCCCATCAACAATATCGGCACGGATGAGGAAAACTGGCAGAGTGTCAAGGAGGATATGGAAACATTGATTCAGGTTATCCGAACCTATGCACCGGAGACGCTGTTGTTTGTCGGTACGCCGCGATGGTGTCAGATTATCGGACCTGTGGCAGAGTCCCCGCTGAGCGATGAAAATGTAGTCTATACAGTCCATATTTACCCGTATCACTGGCTGTCGGATACCCTTTACTATCGAGATTCGATTAGCCGGGCATCTGCTGCAGTTCCGGTAATTTTGGGGGAATGGGGGTTTATCGAAGGCGACCCGGGAATTTTAAATGGGACCATTGAGACCTATGCCGCTCCTCTGCGGGAGTTTGTGGAGGATCTGGAAATCGGTCATATTGCCTGGGTGGCCAGCTATGATTGGCAGCCGCCGATGTTTGATGTGAACTGGAATCTGCTGGACGGAGAAGGGTATATGGGCTGTTTTGCCAAAAACTGGCTTTACAGAAGCTGGCGGTGGGAGCAGGATTTGGAGATTGCCTTAACGATCAGCCGCTGTCAGGTGACGGCCGGAACGACAGCCGGGCAGGATACAATAGAGATGTCAGGCACGTTTGAGAGAGTTCCCTCCGATCTGCTTGGGATTCCTCATGTGGAGGTGGTAATCAGTTCTCTGAGGGACAATTCGGTGATTTACACCGAGAACTGCAATTATGTCTGGGACACAACCGGCAATCGGTTTATCTGGTCGGAGCGCTACCGTAAAGGAGAGCCGGGCAGGATTACTCTGCTGCTGCTGAACTTTGCACAGCGGAGATTTTTGCTCCGAGCGCAGAATGTGAATTTAACCGGATTGGGCTGTCCGCTGGAATTGTCTATGACGGTCGGTCCGTATGTGCTCCGGGGCCAGGCGGATGAATCGATTGTCAACGGACCGGCGAGAATTCCTATCCGCCTCATGCGGGGGTATGCGAATGAACTGCGGATGAATCGGGCAGCGGTTCAGATAGGCCGAAGAGCGGATACAGATTCTCTGAGGGTTTGGGGAGAAATTGCGGTTCAGGATCTCAGTCGAAACTTACGGAATGAATCAGTAGTCCTCCAGTGGGGGGAACAGACGTTTACTCTTCCGGCAGGTTCGCTTCGGGCTGACCGGAGGGGGATGGTCTATTCCTGTTCAAATGTCCGTACCCCGGAAGGAGCCAGGGTATGGCTGCGAATAGACCTTCAGGGGTGTCTGTATTCCGCAAGAATCTCAAATACCACCCTGACGGCAAGAAACGGCGAGGTTTCCTTTGGGCTGCGATGGACCGATTTCGAGGAAAGTGCCTCTATCACACTGCCGTGA
- the carB gene encoding carbamoyl-phosphate synthase large subunit, protein MPKRNDIKKVMIIGSGPIIIGQACEFDYSGTQACKALRKLGFEIVLVNSNPATIMTDPGMADVTYIEPLNLETMTKIIQKERPDALLPNLGGQTGLNLASELARAGVLDQYNVKVIGVQLDAIKRGEDRIEFKNTMKRLGIDMPRSKPAYSVQEAEDIAKELGFPLVIRPAYTMGGTGGGLVYNIDELRTVAARGLDASLVHQILVEESVQGWEELELEIVRDSKGQKITVCFIENVDPMGVHTGDSFCTAPMLTIDKTLQQKLQKYSYDIVDAIGVIGGTNIQFAHDPKTGRVVIIEINPRTSRSSALASKATGFPIALVSAMLAGGLTLDEIPYWRDGTLEKYTPSGDYVVVKFARWAFEKFKGIEDKLGTQMRAVGEVMSIGKTYKEAFQKAIRSLESGRYGLGFAKNFNSLSLEELMLRLNHPSSERQFLMYEALRKGASVKALVEKTAIKEWFIQQMAELVQLEEKILKYKGKPLPDELLRQAKKDGFADRYLAKLLGVKEEQIREHRTRLGVVEGWEPIPVSGVENAAYYYSTYNAPNKVSSSSNPQKVMVLGGGPNRIGQGIEFDYCCVHAAFALRDEGFETIMVNCNPETVSTDYDTSNKLYFEPLTVEDVLSIYEKEKPMGVIVQFGGQTPLNIARQLEEAGVRILGTSTDSIDLAEDRDRFRARMEKLGIPMPKAGMAASVEEALRVAEQIGYPLMLRPSYVLGGRGMEVIHDETMLREYMAAAVDVTPERPILIDKFLVNAVEAEADAIADGTDVFIPAVMEHIEQAGIHSGDSACVIPPVSIPQKHIDTICEYTRKIAAELRVVGLMNMQYAIADDVVYVLEANPRASRTVPLVSKVCGLSMARIATQIMLGKKLRDINLKHGKIPHFGVKESVFPFNMFPEVDPILGPEMRSTGEVLGMADSFGMAFFKAQEATQQPLPLEGTVLITVNDSDKEAIVPVAREFADIGFRLIATEGTCDYLRKKGIKAERIFKLHEGRPNILDAIKNKEIQLVINTPIGKRSVTDDSYIRKAAIQYKIPYITTVAAAAASVKGIAARKTQESSVRSLQSYHAGIR, encoded by the coding sequence ATGCCGAAGCGTAATGACATCAAAAAAGTAATGATTATCGGGTCAGGCCCTATTATTATCGGGCAGGCCTGCGAATTTGACTATTCCGGAACACAGGCCTGCAAGGCCTTGCGAAAATTGGGTTTTGAAATTGTTCTGGTCAATTCCAATCCCGCTACCATTATGACCGACCCCGGGATGGCAGATGTTACCTATATTGAACCCCTAAACCTGGAAACCATGACAAAAATTATCCAGAAAGAACGCCCTGATGCCCTTCTGCCGAACTTAGGCGGGCAAACCGGCCTGAATCTGGCTTCCGAGCTGGCCCGGGCAGGGGTTCTGGACCAATACAATGTCAAAGTCATCGGTGTCCAGCTGGATGCCATTAAACGAGGGGAGGACCGAATCGAATTCAAAAACACGATGAAACGCCTCGGGATTGATATGCCCCGAAGCAAGCCGGCTTATTCTGTGCAGGAAGCCGAAGACATCGCCAAAGAACTGGGCTTTCCGCTGGTCATCCGCCCCGCCTATACCATGGGCGGCACCGGCGGCGGTCTGGTCTATAACATCGACGAACTCCGCACCGTTGCCGCCCGCGGACTGGATGCCAGTCTGGTTCATCAAATCCTTGTGGAAGAATCCGTACAGGGCTGGGAAGAACTCGAATTGGAAATCGTCCGGGACAGCAAGGGGCAGAAAATCACAGTCTGTTTTATTGAAAACGTGGACCCCATGGGCGTGCACACGGGCGATTCCTTCTGCACCGCCCCGATGCTCACCATCGACAAAACCCTTCAGCAAAAGCTTCAGAAATACTCCTATGACATTGTGGATGCCATCGGCGTTATTGGCGGAACCAATATCCAGTTTGCACACGACCCCAAAACCGGCCGGGTGGTTATTATCGAAATCAACCCGCGCACGTCCCGTTCTTCAGCTCTGGCTTCCAAAGCAACCGGCTTTCCCATTGCCTTGGTCTCCGCCATGCTCGCCGGCGGTTTGACGCTCGACGAAATTCCCTACTGGAGAGACGGAACGCTCGAGAAATACACCCCGTCCGGCGACTATGTTGTGGTCAAATTCGCCCGCTGGGCCTTTGAAAAATTCAAGGGAATCGAAGACAAACTCGGCACCCAGATGCGGGCCGTCGGCGAAGTCATGAGCATCGGAAAGACCTACAAAGAGGCCTTCCAGAAAGCCATCCGTTCGCTCGAAAGCGGCCGATACGGGCTGGGCTTTGCCAAAAACTTCAATTCCCTCTCGCTGGAAGAGCTGATGCTCCGGCTCAATCATCCCAGCAGCGAACGGCAGTTCCTGATGTACGAAGCCCTTCGCAAAGGCGCCTCTGTCAAAGCCCTCGTCGAAAAAACCGCCATCAAAGAATGGTTTATTCAGCAGATGGCCGAGCTGGTTCAGCTGGAGGAAAAAATCCTCAAGTACAAGGGCAAACCGCTCCCTGATGAGCTCCTGCGGCAGGCCAAGAAAGACGGCTTTGCCGACCGTTATCTGGCCAAACTGCTGGGCGTCAAAGAAGAGCAGATTCGGGAGCATCGCACCCGATTGGGCGTCGTCGAAGGGTGGGAACCCATCCCCGTCAGCGGGGTGGAAAATGCCGCCTACTACTACTCCACATACAATGCTCCAAACAAGGTCAGTTCGTCGTCCAATCCCCAAAAAGTGATGGTGCTCGGCGGCGGCCCCAACCGCATCGGCCAGGGCATCGAGTTCGATTACTGCTGCGTCCACGCAGCCTTTGCCCTGCGGGATGAAGGGTTTGAAACCATCATGGTCAACTGCAACCCGGAAACCGTCTCCACCGACTACGATACCTCTAACAAACTGTACTTTGAACCGCTGACCGTGGAAGATGTCCTCAGCATCTATGAAAAGGAAAAACCGATGGGCGTTATCGTCCAGTTCGGCGGACAAACGCCCCTGAACATTGCCCGCCAGCTCGAAGAAGCCGGCGTCCGCATCCTGGGCACCTCCACGGACAGCATCGACCTGGCCGAAGACCGCGACCGCTTCCGCGCCCGAATGGAAAAACTCGGTATCCCCATGCCGAAAGCCGGAATGGCCGCAAGTGTCGAAGAAGCCCTCCGCGTGGCGGAGCAAATCGGCTATCCGCTGATGCTCCGGCCGTCCTACGTCCTCGGCGGACGGGGGATGGAAGTTATCCACGATGAAACGATGCTCCGCGAATATATGGCCGCCGCCGTGGATGTTACGCCGGAACGTCCGATTTTAATCGATAAATTCCTCGTCAACGCCGTCGAGGCCGAAGCGGACGCCATTGCCGACGGAACAGACGTTTTTATCCCTGCCGTGATGGAGCACATCGAACAGGCGGGCATTCATTCGGGCGACTCCGCCTGCGTGATTCCTCCGGTCTCGATTCCCCAAAAACACATTGACACCATCTGCGAATACACCCGCAAAATCGCTGCCGAGCTTCGCGTCGTCGGCCTGATGAACATGCAGTATGCCATCGCGGATGATGTGGTCTATGTGCTGGAGGCCAACCCGCGAGCGTCCCGCACCGTGCCGCTGGTCTCCAAGGTCTGCGGTTTGTCGATGGCACGCATCGCTACGCAGATTATGCTGGGCAAAAAACTCAGAGACATAAATCTCAAACACGGCAAAATCCCTCACTTCGGCGTCAAAGAATCCGTCTTTCCGTTCAATATGTTCCCCGAAGTAGACCCGATTCTCGGCCCGGAGATGCGCTCCACCGGTGAAGTGCTCGGCATGGCCGATTCTTTTGGAATGGCCTTCTTTAAAGCACAGGAGGCCACGCAGCAGCCCCTGCCGCTGGAAGGAACGGTTTTGATTACCGTCAACGATTCCGACAAAGAAGCCATTGTTCCGGTCGCCAGAGAATTTGCCGACATCGGCTTTCGGCTCATTGCCACCGAGGGAACCTGTGACTACCTTCGCAAAAAAGGCATCAAAGCCGAACGGATTTTCAAACTGCACGAAGGCCGTCCGAATATCCTGGATGCCATCAAGAATAAAGAAATTCAGCTGGTCATCAATACCCCCATCGGCAAACGAAGCGTCACCGATGATTCCTATATTCGCAAGGCCGCTATTCAGTACAAAATCCCGTACATCACCACAGTAGCGGCGGCAGCGGCCAGCGTCAAAGGCATCGCCGCCAGAAAGACACAGGAATCGTCGGTGCGCTCCCTTCAATCGTATCATGCAGGAATCCGATAA
- a CDS encoding HAD-IIA family hydrolase, with amino-acid sequence MHPLHQKRAFICDMDGVLYHGSRLLAGAKEFVRWLKEQGKQYLFLTNSSSRTPEELSRKLAGMGIEVSPEHFMTSGIATASFLASQKPGGSAYIIGDNGLRQPLLEQGIRLTEENPDYVVVGETAAYNYAQIEKAVNLVLGGAKLIGTNPDISGPVESGIAPACRALIAPIEIASGRQAYFIGKPNPLIMRHSLKRLACRREETVIIGDRMDTDIIAGIESEIDTVLVLSGITQEKDIPKFPYRPDYILSGVGDIPLL; translated from the coding sequence ATGCACCCGCTCCACCAAAAACGAGCCTTTATCTGCGACATGGACGGGGTTTTGTATCACGGAAGCCGCCTGCTGGCCGGCGCCAAAGAGTTTGTCCGCTGGCTCAAAGAGCAGGGCAAACAATACCTTTTCCTGACGAACTCTTCCTCGCGAACCCCGGAGGAATTAAGCCGAAAACTGGCGGGGATGGGCATCGAAGTCTCGCCGGAACACTTCATGACCAGCGGGATTGCCACAGCTTCTTTTCTGGCCTCTCAAAAACCCGGCGGCAGTGCCTATATCATCGGCGACAACGGTCTGCGGCAGCCTCTTCTTGAACAGGGCATTCGCCTCACGGAAGAGAATCCGGATTATGTCGTCGTCGGGGAAACTGCTGCCTACAATTACGCCCAGATTGAAAAAGCCGTCAATCTCGTCCTCGGCGGCGCCAAACTCATCGGCACAAACCCCGACATCAGCGGTCCTGTAGAAAGCGGCATAGCGCCGGCCTGCCGCGCTCTTATTGCTCCGATAGAAATCGCCTCCGGCCGACAGGCCTACTTCATCGGAAAACCCAACCCCCTGATTATGCGGCATTCGCTCAAACGGCTTGCCTGCCGGCGGGAGGAAACCGTCATCATCGGCGACCGAATGGACACCGACATCATCGCCGGTATCGAATCCGAAATCGACACCGTCCTGGTTCTCAGCGGCATCACACAGGAAAAAGATATCCCGAAATTCCCCTATCGGCCCGATTATATCCTCAGCGGTGTGGGGGATATTCCGCTTCTGTAA
- a CDS encoding anthranilate synthase component 1: MTDYKTRIEQAKPGQIIPMVREIELSCPVEFFARLSDYGRARHCCLLESRDYLSEAKGNELTFGTADPALYLTGREDRFEIRALSPTGKRMIQYLAERPERFAFCKTVQFTPEAVTGTIQRLSGKTDEHTRLKSVSQMDVIRAVAFAFELASPPFRVTCGLLGAISYDFIDQFETLPPNQNDLLNNPDYELYFADNIFLMDHHQSKGYLIVNAVITNGNRQAIYEEAMARFDSYLKQMRTDRPEPSFYDGPLPSPATDTPQPEYEQMVRTAKEHIRNGDIFQVVLSRTITEPCPAEPLDVYRRLRLLNPSPYMFYLNTGTTCLIGASPELNLRVSGKKDRIVEIRPIAGTKPRGWVDGVIDPETDMRYEAELQLDHKELAEHMMLVDLARNDIARVSQPGSRLVNELLTVERYESVMHLVSNVKGKLRPDLDALSAYLATMNMGTLTGAPKIEAMKIIRRLEKNKRGYYGGAVMYLTVDGQFDSCITIRSLQIRDHTAYIRAGAGIVYDSIPAVEFEETENKAKSCLKAVRLACAQAAKQLQP, from the coding sequence ATGACAGATTATAAAACCAGAATCGAACAGGCCAAACCCGGACAAATCATTCCAATGGTCCGGGAAATTGAACTGTCCTGCCCGGTGGAATTCTTCGCCCGCCTGAGCGACTACGGCCGGGCCCGCCACTGCTGTCTGCTCGAATCCCGCGATTATCTTTCGGAGGCCAAAGGCAACGAACTGACGTTCGGAACTGCCGACCCGGCTCTCTACCTGACCGGCCGGGAAGACCGATTCGAAATCCGGGCCCTCAGCCCGACCGGCAAACGGATGATTCAATACCTGGCCGAACGCCCGGAACGCTTTGCTTTTTGCAAAACCGTCCAATTTACTCCGGAGGCCGTAACCGGCACCATTCAGCGGCTGTCGGGCAAAACCGATGAGCATACCCGCCTCAAAAGTGTCAGCCAGATGGATGTCATTCGGGCCGTGGCCTTCGCGTTCGAGCTGGCCAGCCCCCCCTTCCGCGTCACCTGCGGACTGCTCGGGGCAATCAGTTATGATTTTATCGACCAGTTTGAAACCCTGCCGCCCAATCAGAATGACCTGCTGAACAACCCGGATTATGAGCTGTACTTCGCGGACAATATCTTTCTGATGGACCACCACCAGAGCAAAGGGTACCTGATTGTCAACGCCGTCATTACCAACGGCAACCGTCAGGCCATCTATGAAGAGGCCATGGCCCGTTTTGATTCCTATCTGAAACAAATGCGGACAGACCGCCCCGAACCATCCTTCTACGATGGTCCGCTGCCTTCTCCCGCAACCGACACCCCCCAGCCGGAGTACGAACAGATGGTCCGCACCGCCAAAGAGCATATTCGCAACGGTGACATCTTTCAGGTGGTTTTAAGCCGGACTATTACGGAACCCTGCCCCGCCGAGCCGCTGGACGTTTATCGCCGACTCCGCCTGCTCAATCCCTCTCCGTATATGTTCTATCTGAATACCGGCACCACCTGCCTGATTGGGGCCAGCCCCGAGCTGAACCTCCGCGTGAGCGGCAAAAAAGACCGCATCGTGGAAATCCGCCCCATCGCCGGCACCAAACCCCGCGGCTGGGTGGACGGTGTCATCGACCCCGAAACTGACATGCGCTATGAAGCCGAACTCCAGCTGGACCACAAGGAGCTGGCCGAACACATGATGCTGGTGGACCTGGCCCGCAACGACATTGCCCGCGTTTCACAGCCCGGCAGCCGTCTGGTCAATGAACTGCTCACGGTCGAACGCTACGAATCCGTGATGCATCTGGTCAGCAACGTCAAAGGAAAACTGCGTCCGGATTTGGATGCCCTCAGCGCGTACCTGGCCACAATGAATATGGGCACCCTCACCGGCGCCCCGAAAATTGAGGCAATGAAAATCATCCGCCGGCTTGAAAAGAATAAACGCGGCTACTACGGCGGTGCTGTGATGTACCTGACCGTGGACGGCCAATTCGACAGCTGCATCACGATTCGAAGTCTCCAGATTCGGGACCATACCGCCTACATCCGCGCCGGAGCCGGAATCGTCTATGACAGCATTCCGGCCGTCGAATTCGAAGAAACCGAAAACAAGGCCAAATCCTGCCTGAAAGCCGTTCGACTGGCCTGTGCGCAAGCCGCCAAACAACTTCAGCCGTAA
- a CDS encoding aminodeoxychorismate/anthranilate synthase component II: MEPVRVLFIDNFDSFTYNLVDEFAKRKCPTLVYRADTPLSQLVRAAEQFQPDLLVISPGPGNPSTAGVTLEAIDYFHNKLPIFGVCLGHQAIVQYFGGTVSHAPCVMHGKASRITHNGKGAFENLENPLHAGRYHSLCAVTLPDCLEETASFEGVVMGIQHKTLPIYGVQFHPESILTPAGGKVIENILKIALNNKKKHP, translated from the coding sequence ATGGAACCCGTACGTGTCCTCTTTATCGACAACTTCGACTCGTTTACCTACAACCTCGTCGATGAGTTCGCCAAACGCAAATGCCCTACGCTGGTCTACCGGGCCGATACCCCCCTATCCCAGCTGGTCCGCGCCGCCGAACAGTTCCAGCCGGACCTGCTGGTCATTTCGCCCGGACCGGGGAACCCGTCCACTGCGGGCGTCACCCTCGAAGCCATCGACTATTTCCACAACAAACTGCCCATCTTCGGGGTCTGTCTGGGCCATCAGGCCATCGTGCAGTACTTCGGCGGCACCGTCAGCCATGCCCCCTGCGTCATGCACGGCAAGGCCTCTCGAATCACCCACAACGGCAAAGGGGCCTTCGAAAACCTCGAAAATCCGCTCCACGCCGGCCGCTACCACAGCCTGTGTGCCGTCACCCTGCCGGACTGTCTGGAAGAAACCGCCTCCTTTGAAGGGGTCGTCATGGGAATCCAGCACAAAACCCTGCCGATTTACGGCGTCCAGTTTCACCCGGAAAGCATCCTGACTCCCGCCGGCGGAAAAGTCATCGAAAACATCCTCAAAATCGCCCTCAACAACAAAAAGAAACACCCATAA